The nucleotide sequence AAACTAATTTTCCAGCAACCTCATTCTCTTCGTGTTGCTTTTTGCTCCCCTCAATAGAATGTTTCTTTTTCATATGGGTATATTCAGCAGTAACAATACCCGTAGGTACCGCAATAACGCCATAACCCAATATCATTACAAACGAAGCTATCAGCTGTCCCAATGTAGTTTGCGGAGCTATATCTCCAAAGCCTACGGTAGTCATTGTTACAATACACCAGTAAACACCGCGTGGGATACTGCTAAACCCGTTCTGGTGTCCTTCCACTACATACATTACTGACCCTAAGAGTATACAAATCACCGATATGAAATAAATGAAGATAAGAATTTTGTCTCGGCTAGTGCGCAAAGCCATTTTCAGCTCCTCCCCTTGCTTCATAAAACTCGCTAAATCCAAGATACGGAAAATACGCAATAAGCGCAAAGCCCTAACTACTGATATTGCCTTTGCACCAGGAGCGAAG is from Capnocytophaga ochracea DSM 7271 and encodes:
- a CDS encoding ion transporter, which codes for MDKAALKSEYNIFKQKAYIIIYGTNTRLGKLFDLVLLSLITISVIMVMLETVKGVDYHLHGLLVFMEWVITVFFSLEYILRIITNKKPYKYIFSMYGIIDLIAILPMYISFFAPGAKAISVVRALRLLRIFRILDLASFMKQGEELKMALRTSRDKILIFIYFISVICILLGSVMYVVEGHQNGFSSIPRGVYWCIVTMTTVGFGDIAPQTTLGQLIASFVMILGYGVIAVPTGIVTAEYTHMKKKHSIEGSKKQHEENEVAGKLVCKRCSFDKHLQGAKYCSQCGSELILQKNNHDEA